A region of Pyxidicoccus parkwaysis DNA encodes the following proteins:
- a CDS encoding transglycosylase domain-containing protein, which translates to MKSLLWIVLFLLGLAGVVIPLTYLYTASRLPPLESEFDVQKQLKHSIEGERMSLRAGQYEKNPRPVTFQPPDFSRLPKDLVALYIRHLGCPRYFQTPREDGPAWAWRLFAGVTVGTVPPGDGGCERILAMRLAGRLNIEGPLPQTVAAHRLHSFMQKDQLIVYDLSTAYFERGIVGVEDAAYSLFKRELGDLQLAELAELQLALPPFGYYDDLKQCRNPTVIRQNRDMLLEDLAGWKLVSEDRARNAMAQPVSCTRSL; encoded by the coding sequence GTGAAGAGTCTTCTCTGGATAGTGCTGTTCCTCCTGGGGCTGGCCGGCGTGGTCATCCCGCTGACGTATCTCTATACGGCCAGCAGGCTGCCGCCGCTGGAGAGCGAGTTCGACGTCCAGAAGCAGCTCAAGCACAGCATCGAGGGCGAGCGGATGAGCCTTCGCGCGGGCCAGTACGAGAAGAACCCGCGCCCCGTCACCTTCCAGCCGCCGGACTTCTCGCGGCTGCCCAAGGACCTGGTGGCCCTCTACATCCGGCACCTGGGCTGCCCCCGCTACTTCCAGACGCCGCGCGAGGACGGGCCCGCGTGGGCCTGGCGCCTGTTCGCGGGCGTGACGGTGGGCACGGTGCCGCCGGGCGACGGTGGGTGCGAGCGCATCCTGGCCATGCGCCTCGCCGGCCGTCTGAACATCGAGGGGCCGCTGCCCCAGACGGTGGCCGCGCACAGGCTGCACTCCTTCATGCAGAAGGACCAGCTCATCGTCTACGACCTGTCCACCGCCTACTTCGAGCGCGGCATCGTCGGGGTGGAGGACGCGGCGTACTCGCTCTTCAAGCGCGAGCTGGGGGACTTGCAGCTCGCGGAGCTGGCGGAGCTGCAGCTCGCGCTGCCGCCGTTCGGCTACTACGACGACCTCAAGCAGTGCCGGAACCCGACGGTCATCCGGCAGAACCGCGACATGCTGCTGGAGGACCTCGCGGGCTGGAAGCTGGTGAGCGAGGACCGCGCGCGCAACGCCATGGCGCAGCCGGTGTCCTGCACCCGCTCGCTGTGA
- a CDS encoding WD40 repeat domain-containing protein — MNWKRTAGALLAGGWLAVGAGCAHAPPRLTPDVEAKLAATPGGYLSGSVVGWEQVAVLNRSDFIWGLAFSPVGGRVGYTRLGAKQYFLSIWSLGSPPKLLADPVINTYEFDVEGVAFSPDGSLVATAGKDGVVRLFDAATGAPRGERRTEEPLGTVAFHPNGKWLVVGSLKGLLTVLSAPGLEYASEERGHSALVSAVAFAPDGTLYSGSWDKHVRAWHTGLETVRPGVARVHFERRDGSAVLNGTVGGKAPVSLVLDARVPAIVLTSAAASAAGIDAASLKETLNLPGALGTTAARLARNQSLRFKSLVLEGVDVAVCDSCVPKGSQGVLGSPFTDKVEVTFDEVTQEAILKLKSGAPEGARGVETLVLTQRSDFTFPAHVSDVTVDASGQRLGVGLSEQLPERNRDVYEREKKKVQEPQGPNNTGALVDAHSGQVLHKWPLHHGVVSSAAISPDGHSLASGGWDKRVYLFTEGSEAPRGEHEFGWSVRRVRFSPDGHYVGVAAWTPQVASASGDSDPAAVLLDVRYTQPTVVTPAEGAATAR; from the coding sequence ATGAACTGGAAGCGCACTGCGGGGGCGCTGCTGGCCGGTGGGTGGCTGGCGGTGGGAGCGGGGTGCGCACACGCGCCGCCGAGGCTGACGCCGGACGTGGAGGCGAAGCTCGCGGCGACGCCGGGCGGCTACCTCTCCGGGAGCGTGGTGGGCTGGGAGCAGGTGGCCGTCCTCAACCGGAGCGACTTCATCTGGGGCCTGGCCTTCTCGCCCGTGGGCGGGCGCGTGGGGTACACGCGGCTGGGCGCCAAGCAGTACTTCCTGTCCATCTGGTCGCTGGGGTCGCCGCCGAAGCTGCTCGCGGACCCGGTCATCAACACCTACGAGTTCGACGTGGAGGGCGTGGCCTTCTCGCCGGACGGCAGCCTCGTGGCGACGGCGGGCAAGGACGGCGTGGTGCGCCTGTTCGACGCGGCCACCGGAGCGCCGCGCGGTGAGCGCCGCACGGAGGAGCCGCTGGGCACGGTGGCCTTCCACCCGAATGGGAAGTGGCTGGTGGTGGGCAGCCTCAAGGGCCTGCTGACGGTGCTGTCGGCGCCCGGGCTGGAGTACGCCTCGGAGGAGCGCGGCCACTCGGCGCTGGTGAGCGCGGTGGCCTTCGCGCCGGACGGGACGCTGTACTCGGGGAGCTGGGACAAGCACGTGCGCGCGTGGCACACGGGCCTGGAGACGGTGCGGCCCGGCGTGGCGCGCGTGCACTTCGAGCGGCGTGACGGCTCCGCGGTGCTGAACGGTACGGTGGGCGGCAAGGCGCCCGTGTCCCTCGTGTTGGACGCGCGCGTGCCGGCCATCGTCCTCACCAGCGCGGCGGCCTCGGCGGCGGGCATCGATGCGGCCTCGCTCAAGGAGACGCTCAACCTGCCGGGCGCGCTGGGTACCACCGCGGCGCGGCTGGCGCGCAACCAGTCGCTGCGCTTCAAGTCGCTGGTGCTGGAGGGCGTGGACGTCGCGGTGTGTGACTCGTGCGTGCCCAAGGGCAGCCAGGGCGTGCTGGGCAGTCCCTTCACGGACAAGGTGGAGGTGACCTTCGACGAAGTCACCCAGGAGGCCATCCTCAAGTTGAAGAGCGGGGCTCCCGAGGGCGCGCGCGGAGTGGAGACGCTGGTGCTGACGCAGCGCTCGGACTTCACCTTCCCGGCGCACGTCAGCGACGTCACCGTGGACGCGAGCGGGCAGCGGCTGGGCGTGGGCCTCTCAGAGCAGCTCCCCGAGCGCAACCGCGACGTGTACGAGCGCGAGAAGAAGAAGGTGCAGGAGCCCCAGGGGCCCAACAACACGGGCGCGCTGGTGGACGCGCACTCCGGGCAGGTGCTGCACAAGTGGCCGCTGCACCACGGCGTGGTGTCCAGCGCGGCCATCTCTCCGGACGGGCACTCGCTGGCCTCGGGCGGCTGGGACAAGCGCGTGTATCTCTTCACCGAGGGCTCCGAGGCGCCTCGGGGCGAGCACGAGTTCGGGTGGTCCGTGCGCCGGGTGCGCTTCAGCCCGGACGGGCACTACGTGGGCGTCGCCGCGTGGACGCCGCAGGTGGCCAGCGCCAGCGGAGACAGCGACCCGGCCGCGGTGCTGCTCGACGTGCGCTACACGCAACCCACCGTCGTCACTCCGGCGGAGGGCGCCGCCACGGCTCGGTAG
- a CDS encoding NAD-binding oxidoreductase, whose amino-acid sequence MPDWHPAIVSDTSPSADGLTDLVLDIQGTPLVGSHVHPGQYVRLRLPGQEEGLFALASPPEPGGTHWELLLKGGSPLPDALIRLRPGDRVEVSAPEGRGFPLERARGHDLLLFATGSGISPIRSVIRSIRRERDAYGRVTLYFGARTPSAFAYSDELHEWEAGGIRVVRTVSQPGASGWQGLTGYVQAHLGEEHLEDVVAFICGQAEMVQGVKTTLQARGVPTSVIYLNY is encoded by the coding sequence ATGCCTGACTGGCACCCGGCCATCGTCTCCGACACCTCGCCCTCCGCCGATGGCCTCACCGACCTCGTGCTCGACATCCAGGGGACGCCCCTGGTGGGCAGTCACGTCCACCCCGGCCAGTACGTCCGGCTGCGCCTGCCCGGACAGGAAGAGGGCCTGTTTGCCCTCGCCTCCCCGCCCGAGCCCGGGGGGACGCATTGGGAGCTCCTCCTGAAGGGCGGCAGCCCGCTGCCCGACGCGCTCATCCGCCTGCGGCCTGGGGACAGGGTGGAGGTGTCGGCGCCCGAGGGCCGGGGCTTCCCGCTGGAGCGCGCGCGGGGGCATGACCTGCTGCTCTTCGCCACCGGCTCCGGCATCTCGCCCATCCGCTCCGTCATCCGCAGCATCCGCCGAGAGAGAGACGCGTACGGCCGCGTCACGCTCTACTTCGGCGCGCGCACGCCGAGCGCCTTCGCGTACTCGGACGAGTTGCACGAGTGGGAGGCCGGAGGCATCCGCGTGGTGCGCACCGTCAGCCAGCCCGGCGCCAGCGGCTGGCAGGGGCTCACCGGCTACGTGCAGGCGCACCTGGGCGAGGAGCACCTCGAGGACGTGGTGGCCTTCATCTGCGGCCAGGCGGAGATGGTGCAGGGCGTGAAGACCACGCTCCAGGCGCGCGGCGTCCCGACGAGCGTCATCTACCTGAACTACTGA